One region of Amphiprion ocellaris isolate individual 3 ecotype Okinawa chromosome 9, ASM2253959v1, whole genome shotgun sequence genomic DNA includes:
- the LOC111565128 gene encoding uncharacterized protein LOC111565128 has product HRSELDTYDKWVKNLSDRELTPAERGVLAKGLNFAVTPDELPVVDLVTATESAIRNNRLSETEAEQIRLKVSAALSSAKLPPSNISAQEKRALITLQKDPNITILPADKGRCTVILNTADYHSKVSSLLCDSATYETLKRDPTNTYKLKVVNCLQKLEKGQIIDRALYYKLYPGDAIPCIYGLPKIHKEGAPLRPIVSSINSVTYNIAKYLATILSPLVGDTPHHIRNSMDFTNKVRKISLDPEETMVSYDVTSLFTCIPTGDAIQTVKRKLLLDNSLSERTNLSPEQVCDLLNLCLSTTYFQYNNGFYRQKHGCAMGSPVSPIVANLYMEEMEIVALRTFSGHSPRHWFRYVDDTWVTIRKGEVEPFTEHLNSVDKNIKFTREDVQDNCLAFLDCVVRIETNGELNIEVYRKPTHTDQYLLFDSHHPLEHKLGVIRTLKHRAQNIPSEADGKRREHKHIHSALQTCGYPNWAFIKTAKKRREDKKDEDHKKRNNIVIPYVAGISEKLRRIFNTHQIPVHFKPSNTLRQKLVHPKDKIPREKQSNVVYAVQCNEECSDLYIGETKQPLHKRMAQHRRATTTGQDSAVHLHLKEKGHSFDDHKVRILAREDRWFERGVKEAIHVKLERPSLNRGGGLRHHLSPTYNAVLRALPRRCSHLSHLQSGDPQPPS; this is encoded by the coding sequence CATCGATCGGAACTGGACACCTATGACAAATGGGTTAAGAATTTGTCAGACAGAGAGCTCACTCCAGCCGAGCGGGGGGTCCTTGCCAAAGGACTGAACTTTGCAGTCACACCAGATGAGTTACCGGTGGTGGACTTGGTGACGGCCACAGAATCGGCCATTAGGAACAATAGGTTGTCAGAGACAGAGGCGGAACAGATCAGGCTTAAGGTGTCGGCAGCACTCTCCAGTGCCAAGTTACCCCCGTCCAACATCTCCGCACAGGAGAAACGGGCACTGATAACTCTGCAGAAGGATCCCAACATCACAATCCTACCTGCAGATAAGGGGAGATGTACTGTTATCCTTAACACAGCTGACTATCACTCAAAGGTCAGCAGCCTCCTATGTGACTCAGCAACTTATGAGACCCTAAAACGAGACCCCACCAACACCTACAAACTCAAAGTGGTTAACTGCCtgcaaaaactggagaaaggTCAGATCATCGACCGGGCCCTGTACTACAAACTCTATCCAGGCGATGCTATCCCTTGCATATACGGGctgccaaaaattcacaaagaggGCGCCCCTCTGAGACCAATTGTAAGCAGCATCAACTCTGTGACATACAACATTGCTAAGTATCTTGCCACCATCCTTTCCCCATTGGTGGGGGACACCCCCCACCACATAAGGAACTCGATGGACTTTAcaaacaaggtcagaaaaatcagcttagaccctgaggaaactatggtttcatatgacgtgacttcgctttttacttgcattcccactggagatgcaatacagacagtaaagagaaaactgttgcttgacaactctctgtctgagaggaccaacctctcccccgaacaggtgtgtgacctccttaacctttgcctcagcaccacttatttccagtacaacaatggtttctacaggcaaaaacacggctgtgccatgggatcccctgtatcccccattgtagctaacctgtacatggaagaaatggagattgtggcactgagaacattcagtggccactccccgaggcactggttcagatatgtggatgacacatgggtcaccatcaggaagggtgaggtcgaacctttcacagaacacctcaactcggtggataaaaacatcaagttcacaagagaggatgtccaagacaactgtctggcgtttctagattgcgtggtacgcattgaaaccaatggggaactcaacattgaggtctacagaaaacccactcacacagaccagtacctcctgtttgattcacaccacccactagaacacaagttgggggtgatccgtaccttaaagcacagagcacagaacatcccatcagaagcggatggaaaaagaagggaacacaaacatattcactctgctcttcaaacttgtggctatccaaactgggcttttatcaaaacagcaaaaaagcgcagggaggataagaaagacgaggaccacaaaaagagaaacaacattgtcatcccctatgtggcaggaatttcagagaaactcaggaggatctttaacacccaccagatccctgtacacttcaagcccagcaacactctgaggcaaaagctggtccatcccaaggacaaaattccaagggagaaacagagcaatgtggtgtacgcagtgcagtgcaatgaggaatgctctgacctgtacattggagagactaagcagccattacacaagcgcatggcacaacacaggagggccacgaccacaggccaggactcagcagtccacctccacctcaaggagaaggggcactcctttgatgaccacaaggtgcgcattctagccagagaggacagatggtttgagagaggggtaaaagaagccattcatgtcaaactagaacggccatctttgaacagaggagggggcctcagacaccacttgtctcccacttacaacgccgttcttagagccctcccaaggaggtgcagccatctgtcccacttgcagtcaggtgacccccaaccaccctcctag